In one Eulemur rufifrons isolate Redbay chromosome 22, OSU_ERuf_1, whole genome shotgun sequence genomic region, the following are encoded:
- the GATA2 gene encoding endothelial transcription factor GATA-2 isoform X2 → MEVAPEQPRWMAHPAVLNAQHPDSHHPGLGHNYMEPAQLLPPDEVDVFFNHLDAQGNPYYANPAHARARVSYSPAHARLTGGQMCRPHLLHSPGLPWLDGSKAALSGHHHNPWTVSPFSKTPLHPSAAGGPGGPLSVYPGAAGGSGAGSSGAVASLTPSAAHSGSHLFGFPPTPPKEVSPDPSTTGAASPASSSAGGSAARGEDKDGVKYQVSLTEGMKMEGASPLRPGLAALGTQPATHHPIPTYPSYVPAAAAAAHDYSSGLFHPGGFLGGPASSFTPKQRSKARSCSEGRECVNCGATATPLWRRDGTGHYLCNACGLYHKMNGQNRPLIKPKRRLTTTTTLWRRNANGDPVCNACGLYYKLHNVNRPLTMKKEGIQTRNRKMSNKSKKSKKGAECFEELSKCTQEKLSPFSAAALAGHMAPVGHLPPFSHSGHILSTPTPIHPSSSLSFGHPHPNSMVTAMG, encoded by the exons ATGGAGGTGGCGCCGGAGCAGCCGCGCTGGATGGCGCACCCCGCCGTGCTCAACGCGCAGCACCCCGACTCCCACCACCCCGGGCTGGGGCACAACTACATGGAGCCGGCCCAGCTGCTGCCCCCCGACGAGGTGGACGTCTTCTTCAACCACCTGGACGCGCAGGGGAACCCCTATTATGCCAACCCGGCCCACGCGCGGGCGCGCGTGTCCTACAGCCCCGCGCACG CCCGGCTGACCGGTGGCCAGATGTGCCGGCCACACTTGTTGCACAGCCCCGGGCTGCCCTGGCTGGACGGGAGCAAAGCGGCCCTGTCCGGGCACCACCACAATCCCTGGACCGTGAGCCCCTTCTCGAAGACTCCGCTGCACCCCTCGGCCGCGGGGGGCCCCGGAGGTCCCCTCTCCGTGTACCCGGGGGCCGCGGGTGGCAGCGGGGCAGGGAGCAGCGGCGCGGTGGCCTCCCTGACCCCCTCGGCGGCCCACTCCGGCTCCCACCTCTTCGGCTTCCCGCCCACGCCCCCCAAAGAAGTGTCCCCGGATCCCAGCACCACGGGGGCCGCCTCCCCGGCCTCGTCCTCGGCGGGGGGCAGCGCGGCCCGAGGGGAGGACAAGGACGGCGTCAAGTACCAGGTGTCGCTGACCGAGGGCATGAAGATGGAAGGGGCCAGTCCACTGCGGCCGGGCCTGGCTGCCTTGGGGACTCAGCCGGCCACccaccaccccatccccacctaCCCCTCCTACGTccccgccgcggccgccgccgcccacGACTATAGCAGCGGACTCTTCCACCCGGGAGGCTTCCTGGGTGGCCCCGCCTCGAGCTTCACCCCAAAGCAGCGCAGCAAGGCCCGCTCCTGCTCAG AAGGCCGGGAGTGCGTCAACTGCGGGGCCACCGCCACGCCCCTCTGGCGACGGGACGGCACGGGTCACTATCTTTGCAACGCCTGTGGCCTCTACCACAAAATGAACGGGCAGAACCGGCCGCTGATCAAGCCCAAGCGCAGACT AACGACCACCACCACGCTATGGCGCCGGAACGCCAACGGAGACCCTGTGTGCAACGCCTGTGGCCTCTACTACAAGCTCCACAAT GTGAACAGGCCGCTGACcatgaagaaggaaggaatccagACCCGGAACCGGAAAATGTCCAACAAGTCTAAGAAGAGCAAGAAGGGGGCGGAGTGCTTCGAGGAGCTGTCCAAGTGCACGCAGGAGAAGCTGTCCCCGTTCAGCGCCGCGGCCCTGGCCGGACACATGGCCCCCGTGGGTCACCTCCCGCCCTTCAGTCACTCGGGCCACATCCTGTCCACGCCCACGCCCATCcacccctcctccagcctctccttTGGCCACCCGCACCCGAACAGCATGGTGACCGCCATGGGCTAA
- the GATA2 gene encoding endothelial transcription factor GATA-2 isoform X1 has product MEVAPEQPRWMAHPAVLNAQHPDSHHPGLGHNYMEPAQLLPPDEVDVFFNHLDAQGNPYYANPAHARARVSYSPAHARLTGGQMCRPHLLHSPGLPWLDGSKAALSGHHHNPWTVSPFSKTPLHPSAAGGPGGPLSVYPGAAGGSGAGSSGAVASLTPSAAHSGSHLFGFPPTPPKEVSPDPSTTGAASPASSSAGGSAARGEDKDGVKYQVSLTEGMKMEGASPLRPGLAALGTQPATHHPIPTYPSYVPAAAAAAHDYSSGLFHPGGFLGGPASSFTPKQRSKARSCSEGRECVNCGATATPLWRRDGTGHYLCNACGLYHKMNGQNRPLIKPKRRLSAARRAGTCCANCQTTTTTLWRRNANGDPVCNACGLYYKLHNVNRPLTMKKEGIQTRNRKMSNKSKKSKKGAECFEELSKCTQEKLSPFSAAALAGHMAPVGHLPPFSHSGHILSTPTPIHPSSSLSFGHPHPNSMVTAMG; this is encoded by the exons ATGGAGGTGGCGCCGGAGCAGCCGCGCTGGATGGCGCACCCCGCCGTGCTCAACGCGCAGCACCCCGACTCCCACCACCCCGGGCTGGGGCACAACTACATGGAGCCGGCCCAGCTGCTGCCCCCCGACGAGGTGGACGTCTTCTTCAACCACCTGGACGCGCAGGGGAACCCCTATTATGCCAACCCGGCCCACGCGCGGGCGCGCGTGTCCTACAGCCCCGCGCACG CCCGGCTGACCGGTGGCCAGATGTGCCGGCCACACTTGTTGCACAGCCCCGGGCTGCCCTGGCTGGACGGGAGCAAAGCGGCCCTGTCCGGGCACCACCACAATCCCTGGACCGTGAGCCCCTTCTCGAAGACTCCGCTGCACCCCTCGGCCGCGGGGGGCCCCGGAGGTCCCCTCTCCGTGTACCCGGGGGCCGCGGGTGGCAGCGGGGCAGGGAGCAGCGGCGCGGTGGCCTCCCTGACCCCCTCGGCGGCCCACTCCGGCTCCCACCTCTTCGGCTTCCCGCCCACGCCCCCCAAAGAAGTGTCCCCGGATCCCAGCACCACGGGGGCCGCCTCCCCGGCCTCGTCCTCGGCGGGGGGCAGCGCGGCCCGAGGGGAGGACAAGGACGGCGTCAAGTACCAGGTGTCGCTGACCGAGGGCATGAAGATGGAAGGGGCCAGTCCACTGCGGCCGGGCCTGGCTGCCTTGGGGACTCAGCCGGCCACccaccaccccatccccacctaCCCCTCCTACGTccccgccgcggccgccgccgcccacGACTATAGCAGCGGACTCTTCCACCCGGGAGGCTTCCTGGGTGGCCCCGCCTCGAGCTTCACCCCAAAGCAGCGCAGCAAGGCCCGCTCCTGCTCAG AAGGCCGGGAGTGCGTCAACTGCGGGGCCACCGCCACGCCCCTCTGGCGACGGGACGGCACGGGTCACTATCTTTGCAACGCCTGTGGCCTCTACCACAAAATGAACGGGCAGAACCGGCCGCTGATCAAGCCCAAGCGCAGACTG TCGGCCGCCAGGAGAGCCGGCACCTGCTGTGCCAATTGCCAAACGACCACCACCACGCTATGGCGCCGGAACGCCAACGGAGACCCTGTGTGCAACGCCTGTGGCCTCTACTACAAGCTCCACAAT GTGAACAGGCCGCTGACcatgaagaaggaaggaatccagACCCGGAACCGGAAAATGTCCAACAAGTCTAAGAAGAGCAAGAAGGGGGCGGAGTGCTTCGAGGAGCTGTCCAAGTGCACGCAGGAGAAGCTGTCCCCGTTCAGCGCCGCGGCCCTGGCCGGACACATGGCCCCCGTGGGTCACCTCCCGCCCTTCAGTCACTCGGGCCACATCCTGTCCACGCCCACGCCCATCcacccctcctccagcctctccttTGGCCACCCGCACCCGAACAGCATGGTGACCGCCATGGGCTAA